A DNA window from Pseudomonas sp. B21-056 contains the following coding sequences:
- the kdsA gene encoding 3-deoxy-8-phosphooctulonate synthase has translation MAQKIIRVGDIEIANDKPMVLFGGMNVLESRDMAMQVCEEYVKVTQKLGIPYVFKASFDKANRSSVTSYRGPGLEEGMRIFQDIKQAFGVPIITDVHEPDQAAAVAEVCDIIQLPAFLSRQTDLVVAMAKTGAVINIKKAQFLAPQEMKHILSKCEEAGNDQLILCERGSSFGYNNLVVDMLGFGIMKQFEYPVFFDVTHALQMPGGRSDSAGGRRAQVTDLAKAGMSQSLAGLFLEAHPDPDNAKCDGPCALRLNKLEPFLSQLKALDELVKSFPTVETA, from the coding sequence ATGGCCCAGAAGATCATCCGCGTCGGCGACATCGAGATTGCCAACGACAAGCCCATGGTGCTGTTCGGCGGCATGAACGTGCTGGAAAGCCGCGACATGGCGATGCAGGTCTGCGAGGAGTACGTCAAGGTTACCCAGAAACTGGGTATCCCTTACGTGTTCAAGGCCAGCTTCGACAAGGCCAACCGGTCGTCCGTGACCTCTTACCGTGGCCCGGGCCTGGAAGAGGGCATGCGGATCTTCCAGGACATCAAGCAAGCCTTTGGCGTGCCGATCATCACCGACGTCCACGAGCCTGACCAGGCTGCGGCCGTCGCCGAAGTCTGCGACATCATCCAGTTGCCGGCCTTCCTGTCGCGCCAGACCGACCTGGTGGTCGCGATGGCCAAGACCGGCGCGGTGATCAATATCAAGAAAGCCCAGTTCCTCGCGCCTCAGGAAATGAAACACATCCTGAGCAAATGCGAAGAAGCCGGGAACGATCAGTTGATCCTCTGCGAGCGCGGTTCGAGCTTCGGCTACAACAACCTGGTAGTGGACATGCTCGGCTTCGGCATCATGAAGCAGTTCGAGTACCCGGTGTTCTTCGACGTGACCCACGCGCTGCAGATGCCAGGCGGCCGTTCCGACTCCGCCGGTGGCCGTCGCGCCCAGGTGACCGACCTGGCCAAGGCCGGCATGAGCCAGTCCCTGGCGGGCCTGTTCCTCGAGGCCCACCCGGACCCGGACAACGCCAAGTGCGACGGCCCTTGCGCCTTGCGCCTGAACAAGCTGGAACCTTTCCTGTCTCAGCTCAAGGCGTTGGACGAGCTGGTCAAGAGTTTTCCGACGGTAGAAACCGCGTAA
- the ftsB gene encoding cell division protein FtsB, producing the protein MRSPNWLFLVLLLLLAGLQYRLWVGNGSLAQVADLTQQIADQHAENEALLERNRVMDAEVMELKKGMETVEERARHELGMVKEGETLYQLAQ; encoded by the coding sequence ATGCGCAGTCCCAATTGGTTGTTTCTTGTCTTGCTCCTGTTGCTGGCCGGCCTGCAGTACCGCCTGTGGGTGGGTAATGGCAGCCTGGCGCAAGTGGCCGACCTGACTCAGCAGATTGCCGACCAGCACGCCGAGAACGAGGCCTTGTTGGAGCGCAATCGGGTAATGGACGCCGAAGTGATGGAATTGAAAAAAGGCATGGAGACCGTTGAAGAGCGGGCTCGTCATGAATTGGGCATGGTCAAGGAGGGCGAGACCCTCTACCAGTTGGCCCAATGA
- a CDS encoding LysR substrate-binding domain-containing protein yields the protein MSDNRWEGIDEFVAVAECSQFTAAAERLGVSSSHISRQIVRLEERLQTRLLYRSTRRVTLTEAGQTFLQHCQRLQDGREEALRAVGDLTSEPKGMLRMTCAVAYGERFIVPLVTRFMGLYPQLRVDIELSNRPLDLVHEGLDLAIRLGRLQDSRLIATRLAPRRMYLCASPSYLERYGRPHSLSELSRHNCLIGSSDLWQLEQNGREFSQRVQGNWRCNSGQAVLEATLQGVGLCQLPDYYVLEHLHSGALISLLEAHQPPNTAVWALYPQQRHLSPKVRKLVDYLKGGLAERPEYRG from the coding sequence ATGTCCGATAACCGCTGGGAAGGAATCGACGAGTTCGTCGCCGTGGCCGAGTGCAGCCAATTCACCGCCGCGGCTGAACGACTTGGGGTTTCGTCCTCTCACATCAGTCGACAAATCGTACGGCTCGAAGAGCGCCTACAGACACGATTGCTGTATCGCAGCACCCGTCGGGTGACCCTGACCGAGGCCGGGCAGACCTTTTTGCAGCATTGCCAGCGGTTGCAGGATGGCCGTGAGGAAGCGTTGCGGGCGGTGGGCGATCTTACCAGCGAACCCAAGGGCATGTTGCGAATGACCTGTGCGGTGGCCTATGGCGAGCGGTTTATCGTGCCGCTGGTGACACGGTTCATGGGGCTTTATCCACAGTTGCGGGTGGACATCGAACTGAGCAACCGGCCCCTCGACCTGGTCCACGAAGGGCTCGATCTGGCGATTCGCCTGGGCCGCCTGCAGGACTCACGCTTGATTGCCACGCGCCTCGCACCGCGTCGCATGTACCTGTGCGCCTCACCGTCCTACCTGGAGCGGTATGGCCGGCCCCATAGCTTGTCTGAACTGAGCCGCCATAACTGCCTGATTGGCAGCTCCGACCTCTGGCAACTGGAACAGAACGGGCGGGAATTTTCCCAACGCGTGCAGGGAAACTGGCGCTGCAACAGCGGCCAAGCGGTGCTGGAAGCAACCCTGCAAGGTGTCGGATTGTGTCAGTTGCCGGATTATTACGTGCTGGAGCATTTGCACAGCGGCGCGTTGATCTCGCTGCTGGAGGCGCATCAGCCACCGAATACGGCGGTGTGGGCGCTGTATCCGCAGCAACGGCATCTGTCACCGAAAGTGCGCAAGCTGGTGGACTACTTGAAGGGAGGGTTGGCTGAGCGGCCGGAGTATCGGGGATGA
- the ispD gene encoding 2-C-methyl-D-erythritol 4-phosphate cytidylyltransferase yields the protein MSIRLPAFWAVIPAAGVGARMAADRPKQYLQLGGRTILEHSLGCFLDHPTVKGVVVCVAHDDPYWPTLACAGDTRIQRVDGGAQRSDSVLNALLHLHAQGADVHDWVLVHDAARPNLSRDDLDTLLGELANDPVGGLLAVPARDTLKRVDKHGRVLETVDRSVIWQAYTPQMFRLGALHRALADSLVADAVITDEASAMEWAGQAPRLIEGRSDNIKVTRPEDLEWLRQRWVHRH from the coding sequence ATGAGTATCCGATTGCCGGCCTTCTGGGCCGTGATTCCTGCCGCGGGTGTCGGAGCCCGTATGGCCGCGGACCGTCCCAAGCAATACCTGCAACTGGGCGGGCGCACAATTCTCGAACACAGCCTCGGCTGTTTCCTCGATCATCCGACCGTCAAGGGCGTGGTGGTCTGCGTTGCACACGATGATCCTTACTGGCCGACCCTGGCCTGTGCCGGCGACACCCGCATCCAACGGGTGGACGGTGGCGCGCAGCGTTCGGATTCGGTGCTCAATGCCTTGCTGCATCTGCATGCCCAGGGCGCCGACGTTCACGATTGGGTTCTGGTGCATGATGCCGCCCGGCCCAACCTGTCCCGGGACGATCTGGACACCTTGCTCGGTGAGCTGGCGAACGACCCGGTCGGTGGCCTGCTGGCCGTCCCGGCGCGCGATACCCTCAAACGCGTCGACAAGCACGGCCGTGTGCTGGAAACCGTTGATCGCAGCGTGATCTGGCAAGCCTATACACCGCAGATGTTTCGCCTCGGTGCCTTGCATCGGGCGCTGGCCGACAGCCTGGTGGCGGATGCGGTGATTACCGATGAAGCCTCTGCCATGGAGTGGGCGGGCCAGGCGCCTCGCTTGATCGAAGGGCGCTCGGACAACATCAAGGTCACCCGGCCCGAAGATTTGGAGTGGTTGCGCCAGCGTTGGGTTCATCGTCACTGA
- a CDS encoding CTP synthase, which produces MTRYIFVTGGVVSSLGKGIASASLAAILEARGLKVTMLKLDPYINVDPGTMSPFQHGEVFVTHDGAETDLDLGHYERFIRTTMTQNNNFTTGRVYEHVLRKERRGDYLGATIQVIPHITDEIKRRIIKGAGDADVAMVEIGGTVGDIESQPFLEAIRQLRFEIGAKRAMLMHLTLVPYIATAGETKTKPTQHSVKELRSIGLQPDVLICRSDHPIDISSRRKIAQFTNVEERAVIGLEDADTIYKIPGILHSQGLDDFVVERFGLQCAGADLSEWDAVVDAKLNPEHEVTIAMVGKYMELLDAYKSLIEAMSHAGISNRTKVNLRYIDSEDIENQGTGLLEGADAILVPGGFGLRGVEGKITAVQYARENKVPYLGICLGMQVAVIEFARNVMGWKDANSTEFDRASGHPVVGLITEWEDATGAVEVRTETSDLGGTMRLGAQECLLEAGSLVHDCYAKDVIVERHRHRYEVNNKLLPQLIEAGLKISGRSGDGALVEVVESSDHPWFVACQFHPEFTSTPRDGHPLFSGFVKAALAQHQKKA; this is translated from the coding sequence ATGACGCGCTACATATTCGTCACGGGCGGTGTTGTTTCTTCATTGGGGAAAGGCATTGCCTCGGCTTCATTGGCGGCCATCCTGGAGGCGCGGGGACTTAAGGTCACCATGCTCAAGCTGGACCCGTACATCAACGTCGACCCGGGCACCATGAGCCCGTTCCAGCACGGCGAAGTGTTCGTCACCCACGACGGCGCCGAGACCGACCTGGACCTGGGCCACTACGAGCGGTTCATCCGCACGACCATGACCCAGAACAACAACTTCACCACCGGCCGCGTCTACGAGCACGTGCTGCGCAAGGAGCGCCGTGGTGATTACCTGGGCGCGACCATCCAGGTCATCCCGCACATCACCGACGAGATCAAGCGCCGCATCATCAAGGGTGCCGGCGACGCCGACGTGGCGATGGTCGAGATCGGCGGTACCGTGGGCGATATCGAGTCCCAGCCGTTCCTCGAAGCCATCCGCCAGTTGCGTTTCGAGATCGGCGCCAAGCGCGCGATGCTGATGCACCTGACACTGGTGCCGTACATCGCCACCGCCGGCGAAACCAAGACCAAGCCAACCCAGCATTCGGTCAAGGAACTGCGTTCCATCGGCCTGCAGCCGGACGTGCTGATCTGCCGCTCCGATCACCCGATCGATATTTCCTCGCGCCGCAAGATCGCCCAGTTCACCAACGTGGAAGAGCGCGCGGTCATCGGCCTCGAAGACGCCGACACCATCTACAAAATCCCGGGCATTCTGCACTCCCAGGGCCTGGACGATTTCGTCGTCGAGCGTTTCGGCCTGCAATGTGCCGGCGCCGACCTGTCCGAGTGGGACGCCGTGGTCGATGCCAAGCTCAACCCGGAGCACGAAGTCACCATCGCCATGGTCGGCAAGTACATGGAATTGCTGGACGCCTACAAGTCGCTGATCGAAGCGATGAGTCACGCCGGCATCAGCAACCGCACCAAGGTCAACCTGCGCTACATCGATTCCGAAGACATCGAGAACCAGGGCACCGGCCTGCTCGAAGGCGCCGATGCGATCCTCGTCCCGGGCGGCTTCGGCCTGCGTGGCGTGGAAGGCAAGATCACCGCTGTCCAGTACGCTCGTGAAAACAAGGTGCCGTACCTGGGTATCTGCCTGGGCATGCAAGTGGCGGTCATCGAGTTCGCCCGTAATGTGATGGGCTGGAAGGACGCCAACTCCACCGAGTTCGATCGCGCCAGCGGTCACCCGGTCGTGGGCCTGATCACCGAGTGGGAAGACGCCACCGGTGCCGTGGAAGTGCGTACCGAAACCTCCGACCTGGGCGGCACCATGCGCCTCGGCGCCCAGGAATGCCTGCTCGAAGCCGGCTCCCTGGTGCACGATTGCTACGCCAAGGATGTGATCGTCGAGCGTCACCGTCATCGCTATGAAGTGAACAACAAGCTGCTGCCGCAACTGATCGAAGCCGGCCTGAAAATCTCCGGTCGCTCCGGTGATGGCGCGCTGGTGGAAGTGGTCGAGTCGTCGGATCATCCATGGTTCGTCGCCTGCCAGTTCCACCCCGAGTTCACTTCGACGCCACGGGACGGTCATCCGCTGTTCAGCGGTTTCGTGAAGGCCGCTTTGGCTCAACACCAGAAAAAGGCATAA
- the eno gene encoding phosphopyruvate hydratase: MAKIVDIKGREVLDSRGNPTVEADVLLDNGIIGSACAPSGASTGSREALELRDGDKSRYLGKGVLKAVANINGPIRDLLLGKDPADQKALDLAMIKLDGTENKATLGANAILAVSLAAAKAAAQDQDLPLYAHIANLNGTPGVYSMPVPMMNIINGGEHADNNVDIQEFMVQPVGAKSFSEGLRMGTEIFHHLKAVLKARGLSTAVGDEGGFAPNLASNEDALKVISEAVANAGYKLGTDVTLALDCAASEFFEDGKYNLSGEGQVFTAEGFADYLKGLTERYPIISIEDGLDESDWAGWKILTDKIGEKTQLVGDDLFVTNTKILKEGIDKKIANSILIKFNQIGTLTETLEAIQMAKAAGYTAVISHRSGETEDSTIADLAVGTAAGQIKTGSLCRSDRVSKYNQLLRIEEQLNGKAKYNGRAEFRG; encoded by the coding sequence ATGGCAAAAATCGTCGACATCAAAGGTCGTGAAGTTCTCGACTCCCGTGGCAACCCCACTGTTGAAGCGGACGTGCTTCTCGACAACGGCATCATCGGCAGCGCCTGTGCGCCGTCCGGTGCTTCCACTGGCTCGCGCGAAGCGCTGGAGCTGCGTGATGGCGACAAGAGCCGTTACCTGGGCAAGGGCGTGCTGAAGGCCGTCGCCAACATCAACGGTCCGATCCGTGACCTGTTGCTGGGCAAGGACCCTGCCGACCAGAAGGCCCTCGACCTGGCCATGATCAAGCTCGACGGTACCGAGAACAAAGCCACCCTGGGCGCCAACGCGATCCTCGCCGTGTCCCTGGCCGCCGCCAAGGCTGCCGCCCAGGACCAGGACCTGCCGCTGTACGCCCACATCGCCAACCTCAACGGTACTCCGGGCGTCTACTCGATGCCGGTGCCGATGATGAACATCATCAACGGTGGCGAGCATGCCGACAACAACGTCGACATCCAGGAATTCATGGTCCAGCCGGTTGGCGCCAAGTCCTTCTCCGAAGGCCTGCGCATGGGCACCGAGATTTTCCATCACCTCAAGGCTGTGCTGAAGGCCCGTGGCCTGAGCACCGCAGTCGGCGACGAAGGCGGTTTCGCCCCGAACCTGGCTTCCAACGAAGACGCACTGAAAGTGATCTCCGAAGCCGTCGCCAACGCCGGCTACAAGCTGGGCACCGACGTGACCCTGGCCCTGGACTGCGCCGCCAGTGAGTTCTTCGAAGATGGCAAGTACAACCTGTCCGGCGAAGGCCAGGTGTTCACCGCCGAAGGTTTCGCCGACTACCTCAAGGGCCTGACCGAGCGCTATCCGATCATCTCCATCGAAGACGGCCTGGACGAGTCCGACTGGGCCGGTTGGAAAATCCTCACCGACAAGATCGGCGAGAAAACCCAACTGGTGGGCGACGACCTGTTCGTGACCAACACCAAGATCCTGAAAGAAGGCATCGACAAGAAGATCGCCAACTCGATCCTGATCAAGTTCAACCAGATCGGCACCCTGACCGAAACCCTGGAAGCCATCCAGATGGCCAAGGCTGCCGGCTACACCGCCGTGATCTCCCACCGCTCCGGCGAAACCGAGGATTCGACCATCGCCGACCTGGCCGTGGGCACCGCGGCAGGCCAGATCAAGACCGGTTCGCTGTGCCGTTCCGACCGCGTTTCCAAGTACAACCAACTGCTGCGTATCGAAGAGCAGTTGAACGGCAAGGCCAAGTACAACGGTCGCGCCGAGTTTCGCGGTTAA